One Dictyoglomus turgidum DSM 6724 DNA window includes the following coding sequences:
- a CDS encoding TIGR03936 family radical SAM-associated protein has translation MENRVVYRLAFFKLNLLKYVGANDFLNFLGRALRRANIPVKYSEGYNPRPLISLGFPCPVGVESRREYIDLTLQEDMEEKELIKKLNDQIPNDIRFYEAYKIKKSSLIEDTYGIDYELYIFTHLKDPFLLEFKNLDSLEHRKILARRGNSIKEIKPFDYIKEISYQNLRDNIFLIKLKTIKLENTILRGEEFLELFYIKPVLIKQIREVILNV, from the coding sequence ATGGAGAATAGAGTAGTCTATCGATTAGCTTTTTTTAAGTTGAATCTTTTAAAGTATGTAGGAGCTAATGATTTTCTTAATTTTTTGGGACGTGCTCTAAGAAGAGCGAATATCCCTGTAAAATATTCCGAAGGATATAATCCAAGACCTCTTATATCTTTAGGTTTTCCTTGTCCTGTAGGAGTAGAAAGCAGAAGAGAATACATTGATTTAACTCTGCAAGAAGATATGGAGGAAAAAGAACTGATAAAAAAGCTCAATGATCAAATTCCTAATGATATAAGATTTTATGAAGCCTACAAAATTAAAAAATCATCTCTTATAGAGGATACTTATGGCATTGACTACGAATTATATATTTTTACTCATTTAAAGGATCCTTTTCTTCTTGAGTTTAAAAATTTAGATTCTTTAGAGCATAGAAAAATATTAGCAAGGAGAGGAAATAGTATTAAAGAAATAAAACCCTTTGACTATATTAAAGAAATTTCGTATCAGAATTTAAGAGATAATATATTTTTGATTAAATTAAAAACTATTAAATTAGAAAACACCATACTTCGAGGGGAGGAATTTCTTGAGCTTTTTTATATAAAGCCCGTATTAATAAAACAAATAAGAGAAGTGATATTAAATGTATAA
- a CDS encoding TIGR03960 family B12-binding radical SAM protein, whose product MIDVDRLLSDVEKPSRYIGNEHNIVIKTWSDIKLKVALAFPDLYEIGMSHLGFQIIYYLLNRREDVLCERVFVPGIDLERKLRDERIPLFTLETKRPINEFDWIAFSLAYELTYSGIITILDLANVPIFSKERAESHPLIVAGGPTVLNPEPIADFFDIIFIGEAEEALDEIVDIYIKWKEETKRSKEELFKALSKVEGVYIPSLYEVEYKNGKFFNLTPKYDWTPKVIKRRIVYDLDNTFFPTKPLVPLQQVVHDRGFVEIMRGCQRNCRFCFAGYIYRPKRYRSVEKIINYVREIIKNTGYEEISLLSLSSSDYPEIERLVNLLTEEFSKELVSFSLPSLRADNFSLSLAEKISKVRKSGLTFAIESGSERLRKVINKGLREEDFLKTLEIAFQKGWNNIKLYFMLGLPTETNDDIYQTIDLVYKILKLNKKVKLHLSFSVFIPKPHTPFQWERFEDKGIIEARKQVLFKHLNKKKNIVIDIHDYNMSFLEAVFSRGDRRLAKVIFDSWSKGSRLEGWKEYLNLTLWKEAFSENNIDPTTYTREIDINEKLPWDHIFVVSKNYLIKEREKAHKGLESGACEWKVLCDFCGVKHGE is encoded by the coding sequence ATGATAGATGTAGACAGGTTGCTTTCAGATGTAGAAAAACCTTCAAGGTACATAGGAAACGAGCATAATATTGTGATAAAAACTTGGAGCGATATTAAACTGAAAGTTGCTCTTGCTTTTCCAGATTTGTATGAAATCGGCATGTCTCATTTGGGTTTCCAAATAATATATTATCTTTTAAATAGAAGAGAGGACGTTCTTTGTGAGAGGGTATTTGTTCCTGGAATTGATCTTGAAAGAAAACTTAGAGATGAGAGAATACCTTTATTTACTTTAGAGACAAAAAGACCTATTAATGAATTTGATTGGATAGCTTTCAGTCTTGCCTATGAACTAACATACTCAGGAATTATTACCATACTTGATTTAGCTAATGTTCCTATTTTTTCTAAAGAAAGAGCTGAGAGTCACCCTCTAATAGTGGCAGGAGGCCCTACAGTTTTAAATCCTGAACCTATAGCAGATTTCTTTGACATTATTTTTATTGGGGAAGCTGAGGAAGCCCTCGATGAAATAGTGGATATTTATATTAAGTGGAAAGAAGAAACAAAGAGGTCTAAAGAAGAACTTTTTAAGGCTCTTTCTAAAGTTGAAGGGGTATATATACCATCTCTATATGAAGTAGAATATAAAAATGGTAAATTTTTTAATTTGACCCCCAAATATGATTGGACTCCAAAAGTAATTAAAAGAAGGATTGTTTATGATCTTGATAATACATTTTTTCCAACGAAACCTCTTGTTCCTCTTCAACAGGTAGTTCACGATAGGGGTTTTGTAGAAATTATGAGGGGATGTCAACGAAATTGTCGATTTTGTTTTGCAGGTTATATATACAGACCTAAGAGGTATAGAAGTGTGGAAAAGATTATAAATTATGTACGGGAAATAATTAAAAATACTGGTTATGAGGAAATAAGTCTTCTCTCTTTAAGTAGTAGTGATTATCCAGAGATAGAAAGGCTTGTTAATTTGCTTACTGAAGAATTTTCTAAAGAATTAGTAAGTTTTTCTTTACCCTCTTTAAGGGCTGATAATTTTTCCTTATCTCTTGCTGAGAAAATTTCAAAAGTAAGAAAATCAGGACTTACTTTTGCTATAGAATCTGGAAGTGAAAGATTAAGGAAAGTAATTAATAAAGGGTTAAGAGAAGAAGACTTTTTAAAAACTCTTGAAATTGCTTTTCAAAAAGGTTGGAATAATATAAAACTGTACTTTATGCTTGGTCTTCCCACCGAAACTAATGATGATATTTACCAAACTATAGATTTAGTTTATAAGATACTCAAGTTAAATAAAAAGGTAAAACTACATCTTAGTTTTTCTGTGTTTATACCTAAACCTCATACACCTTTTCAATGGGAAAGATTTGAAGATAAAGGTATAATAGAAGCAAGAAAACAAGTTCTTTTTAAGCATTTAAATAAAAAGAAAAATATTGTCATAGATATCCACGACTACAATATGAGTTTTCTTGAAGCAGTGTTTTCTCGAGGGGACAGAAGATTAGCTAAAGTAATTTTTGATTCATGGAGTAAAGGTAGCAGGTTGGAAGGATGGAAAGAGTATTTAAATTTAACTCTTTGGAAAGAAGCCTTTAGTGAAAATAATATTGATCCTACAACTTATACAAGAGAAATAGACATAAATGAGAAGCTTCCATGGGATCACATTTTTGTTGTCTCTAAAAATTACTTAATAAAAGAAAGGGAAAAAGCACATAAAGGCTTAGAAAGTGGAGCATGTGAGTGGAAAGTCTTGTGTGACTTTTGTGGAGTAAAACATGGAGAATAG